From one Streptococcus pneumoniae genomic stretch:
- a CDS encoding VOC family protein, translating into MLHHIEINVSNLANSRLFYDKLFADLGYELYQEWEKGFSYRYQSTYLVFVQTEETYLTPTYHRKQTGLNHLAFCLPKKDQVDALRERLKSDGVTLLYDDHYPHAGGADHYAVFFEDPDRVKLEVVKEL; encoded by the coding sequence ATGCTCCACCATATTGAAATCAATGTGTCAAATCTCGCAAACAGTCGTCTCTTTTATGATAAACTCTTTGCGGATTTGGGCTACGAGCTCTATCAAGAATGGGAAAAGGGCTTTAGCTATCGCTATCAAAGCACCTATCTAGTCTTTGTTCAGACTGAGGAAACCTATCTCACCCCGACCTATCACAGGAAGCAAACAGGACTGAATCACCTCGCTTTTTGCCTTCCAAAGAAGGACCAGGTCGATGCCTTACGTGAGCGCCTGAAATCAGACGGTGTCACCCTACTGTACGATGACCACTACCCGCACGCCGGAGGAGCTGACCACTACGCAGTCTTCTTTGAAGATCCGGATAGGGTCAAGTTGGAAGTGGTAAAGGAACTATAA
- a CDS encoding valine--tRNA ligase yields the protein MSKELSPKYNPAEVEAGRYAKWLEADVFKPSGDAEAKPYSIVIPPPNVTGKLHLGHAWDTTLQDIIIRQKRMQGFDTLWLPGMDHAGIATQAKVEERLREQGITRYDLGREKFLEKVWEWKDEYAATIKEQWGKMGLSLDYSRERFTLDEGLSKAVRKVFVDLYKKGWIYRGEFIINWDPAARTALSDIEVIHKDVEGAFYHMNYMLEDGSRALQVATTRPETMFGDVAVAVNPEDPRYKDLIGQNVILPIVNKAIPIVADEHADPEFGTGVVKITPAHDPNDFLVGQRHNLPQVNVMNDDGTMNDLAGEFAGMDRFEARKSVVAKLEELGVLVEIEKRVHSVGHSERSGAVVEPRLSTQWFVKMDELAKNAIANQNTDDEVKFYPPRFNDTFLQWMENVHDWVISRQLWWGHQIPAWYNAEGDIYVGEEAPAGDGWTQDEDVLDTWFSSALWPFSTMGWPDEDSADFKRYFPTSTLVTGYDIIFFWVSRMIFQSLEFTGRRPFENVLIHGLIRDEEGRKMSKSLGNGIDPMDVIDQYGADSLRWFLSNGSAPGQDVRFSYEKMDASWNFINKIWNISRYILMNNEGLSLADARENIAKVASSETGNVTDRWILHNLNETIAKVTENFDKFEFGVAGHILYNFIWDEFADWYVELTKEVLYRDNEEEKVMTRSVLLYTLDQILRLLHPIMPFVTEEIFGQISEGSIVTASYPLVRPEFENVAAANGVEALKDVIRAVRNSRAEVNVAPSKPITLLIKPTDSQLEAFFKANVNYIKRFTNPEHLEIDASLTAPELAMSSVITGAEIYLPLADLLNVDEELARLEKELAKWQKELDMVGKKLANEKFIANAKPEVVEKERAKQLDYQTKYDATIARIDEMKKLVK from the coding sequence ATGTCAAAAGAATTATCACCAAAATACAATCCAGCCGAGGTTGAGGCTGGTCGTTATGCCAAATGGCTGGAGGCAGATGTCTTTAAGCCGTCAGGAGATGCAGAAGCAAAACCTTACTCCATCGTGATTCCACCGCCAAACGTGACCGGGAAACTCCACCTTGGACACGCTTGGGACACAACGCTTCAAGATATCATCATCCGCCAAAAACGCATGCAGGGCTTTGATACCTTGTGGTTGCCAGGTATGGACCATGCTGGTATCGCAACCCAGGCCAAGGTTGAAGAGCGCTTGCGCGAGCAAGGCATTACTCGCTATGATCTAGGTCGTGAGAAATTCCTCGAAAAAGTTTGGGAATGGAAAGACGAATACGCTGCTACCATTAAGGAGCAATGGGGCAAAATGGGCTTGTCGCTTGACTATTCACGTGAGCGTTTCACCCTTGATGAGGGCTTGTCAAAGGCAGTCCGCAAGGTCTTTGTGGACTTGTATAAAAAAGGCTGGATTTACCGTGGGGAATTCATCATCAACTGGGATCCGGCAGCCCGCACGGCACTTTCTGATATTGAGGTAATCCACAAGGATGTCGAGGGCGCTTTCTACCACATGAACTACATGCTTGAGGACGGCTCTCGTGCGCTTCAAGTTGCGACAACTCGTCCTGAGACCATGTTTGGAGATGTTGCGGTTGCGGTCAATCCAGAAGATCCACGCTATAAGGACTTGATTGGGCAAAACGTTATCTTGCCGATTGTTAATAAAGCTATTCCAATTGTAGCCGATGAACATGCGGATCCAGAATTTGGAACAGGGGTCGTAAAAATCACTCCTGCCCATGATCCAAATGACTTCCTCGTGGGTCAACGCCACAATCTCCCACAAGTCAATGTCATGAACGATGATGGAACCATGAATGACTTGGCTGGTGAATTTGCAGGCATGGACCGTTTTGAAGCTCGCAAGTCTGTCGTTGCCAAATTAGAAGAGCTTGGAGTCTTGGTGGAAATCGAAAAACGGGTGCATTCTGTCGGTCACTCTGAGCGTAGCGGAGCTGTTGTAGAGCCACGTTTGTCCACCCAATGGTTTGTTAAAATGGATGAACTGGCTAAAAACGCCATTGCCAACCAAAATACAGACGACGAAGTTAAATTCTACCCACCACGTTTCAACGATACCTTCCTTCAATGGATGGAAAATGTTCACGACTGGGTAATCTCTCGTCAGCTTTGGTGGGGACATCAGATTCCTGCTTGGTACAATGCGGAAGGGGACATCTATGTCGGTGAAGAAGCGCCAGCAGGTGACGGTTGGACCCAAGACGAAGATGTACTTGATACTTGGTTCAGCTCAGCCCTTTGGCCGTTTTCTACCATGGGCTGGCCAGATGAGGACAGCGCAGACTTCAAACGCTACTTCCCAACCTCAACCCTTGTAACAGGCTACGACATCATCTTCTTCTGGGTATCACGGATGATTTTCCAATCCCTTGAATTTACAGGCCGTCGCCCATTTGAAAATGTCTTGATTCACGGTTTGATTCGAGATGAAGAAGGTCGGAAGATGTCTAAATCACTCGGTAACGGAATTGATCCAATGGATGTCATTGACCAGTACGGAGCAGACAGTCTTCGTTGGTTCTTGTCAAACGGTTCAGCACCAGGGCAAGATGTCCGCTTTAGCTACGAGAAAATGGATGCCAGCTGGAATTTCATCAATAAAATCTGGAATATTTCCCGCTACATTCTCATGAATAATGAAGGCTTGAGTCTTGCGGATGCGCGTGAAAATATCGCAAAAGTAGCAAGTAGTGAGACTGGAAATGTGACAGACCGCTGGATTCTCCATAACCTCAATGAGACTATTGCCAAGGTCACTGAAAACTTTGACAAGTTTGAGTTCGGTGTGGCTGGTCATATCCTCTACAATTTCATCTGGGATGAATTTGCAGACTGGTATGTCGAGTTGACTAAGGAAGTGCTCTACAGAGACAATGAGGAAGAAAAAGTCATGACGCGCTCTGTGCTTCTGTACACTTTGGATCAAATCTTGCGCCTGCTTCACCCAATCATGCCATTTGTGACCGAGGAAATCTTTGGCCAAATCTCAGAAGGCAGCATTGTCACAGCAAGCTATCCACTTGTTCGCCCTGAGTTTGAAAATGTAGCAGCGGCAAATGGTGTAGAAGCGCTGAAAGACGTGATTCGTGCCGTGCGTAATAGCAGAGCAGAAGTCAACGTTGCCCCAAGCAAGCCAATCACGCTCTTGATCAAGCCGACAGATAGCCAATTAGAAGCATTCTTCAAGGCTAATGTTAACTACATCAAACGCTTCACAAATCCAGAGCATTTGGAAATTGACGCAAGCCTAACCGCACCTGAACTTGCCATGTCAAGCGTCATCACCGGAGCAGAAATCTATCTACCACTTGCAGACCTGCTCAATGTGGACGAAGAATTGGCCCGTCTTGAAAAAGAACTCGCCAAATGGCAGAAAGAGCTCGACATGGTCGGCAAAAAACTCGCCAACGAAAAATTCATCGCAAACGCCAAACCAGAAGTCGTCGAAAAAGAACGAGCAAAACAACTCGACTACCAAACCAAATACGACGCCACCATCGCACGGATTGACGAGATGAAGAAGTTGGTGAAATAA